One window of Candidatus Tokpelaia hoelldoblerii genomic DNA carries:
- the glyA gene encoding Serine hydroxymethyltransferase (bhsal07530), which translates to MPRNSNTSVDRFFNSDLETVDADIFNAIRGELSRQRDEIELIASENIVSRAVLEAQGSVLTNKYAEGYPGKRYYGGCQFADVVEELAIERAKKLFGSAFANVQPNSGSQMNQAVFLALLTPGDTFMGLDLNSGGHLTHGSPVNMSGKWFNVVPYGVRRDDDLLDMDEVAALAHRHKPKLILAGGTAYSRLWDWKRFREIADEVGACLMVDMAHIAGLVAGGQHPSPVPHAHVVTTTTHKSLRGPRGGMILTNDEDIAKKINSAVFPGLQGGPLMHVIAGKAVALGEALQPEFKTYAANIVKNARTLAETLQKNGLDIVSGGTDNHLMLVDLRPKNATGKRAEAALGRANIICNKNGIPFDPEKPFVTSGIRLGTPAGTTRGFGEAEFRMIGTLIGEVIDGLRTANSDDGNAEVEASVRKKVGALIENFPLYSYLG; encoded by the coding sequence ATGCCTCGGAATTCAAATACATCTGTTGACCGTTTTTTTAACAGCGATCTTGAAACCGTTGATGCTGATATTTTTAACGCCATTCGCGGCGAACTTTCCCGCCAGCGTGATGAAATTGAGCTGATTGCTTCTGAAAATATCGTATCCCGCGCTGTTCTGGAAGCGCAGGGGTCGGTTCTGACCAATAAATATGCTGAAGGCTATCCGGGCAAGCGCTATTATGGCGGTTGCCAGTTTGCCGACGTGGTGGAAGAACTGGCGATAGAACGGGCCAAAAAGCTGTTTGGCAGCGCCTTTGCCAATGTGCAGCCCAATTCCGGCAGCCAGATGAACCAGGCGGTGTTTCTGGCGCTGTTGACACCCGGTGATACCTTTATGGGGCTGGATCTCAACTCTGGCGGCCATCTTACCCATGGCTCACCCGTCAATATGTCGGGCAAATGGTTTAATGTTGTTCCTTACGGGGTGCGCCGTGACGATGATCTGCTCGATATGGATGAGGTTGCGGCATTGGCGCACAGGCACAAGCCAAAGCTTATCCTTGCCGGCGGTACTGCCTATTCACGCCTTTGGGACTGGAAGCGCTTTCGTGAAATCGCTGATGAGGTTGGCGCTTGTCTCATGGTGGATATGGCGCATATCGCCGGCCTGGTCGCCGGCGGGCAGCATCCCTCACCGGTGCCGCACGCCCATGTGGTGACAACCACAACGCACAAATCATTGCGCGGCCCGCGCGGCGGCATGATTTTGACCAATGATGAGGATATCGCCAAAAAGATCAATTCAGCCGTCTTCCCGGGCTTGCAAGGCGGGCCGTTGATGCATGTGATTGCCGGCAAGGCCGTGGCCTTGGGCGAGGCTTTGCAGCCGGAGTTTAAGACCTATGCCGCCAATATTGTCAAAAATGCCAGAACGCTTGCTGAAACCCTGCAGAAAAACGGACTGGATATTGTTTCCGGCGGCACGGACAATCACCTGATGCTGGTTGACTTGCGGCCGAAGAACGCCACCGGTAAACGCGCCGAGGCGGCGCTCGGGCGTGCCAATATCATCTGCAATAAAAACGGCATTCCGTTTGATCCTGAAAAGCCGTTTGTCACATCCGGTATCCGTCTTGGCACACCGGCGGGCACAACACGCGGTTTTGGCGAGGCGGAATTCCGCATGATCGGCACATTGATTGGCGAGGTGATTGACGGTTTGCGCACAGCCAATTCTGACGATGGGAACGCCGAGGTTGAAGCGTCTGTGCGTAAAAAAGTCGGTGCTTTGATAGAAAATTTTCCTCTCTATTCCTATCTTGGGTAA
- the nrdR gene encoding Transcriptional repressor NrdR (bhsal07540): MRCPYCQSEDTQVKDSRPTEDGAVIRRRRICPVCGGRFTTFERVQLRELMVIKKSGKSLPFDRDKLMKSVEVALRKREVDPERVERAVSGIVRQLESSGEAEIPTEEIGRLVMEALKGIDDIAYIRFASVYRNFRTASDFHDVIDEISEREPEKKKED, encoded by the coding sequence ATGCGGTGTCCTTATTGTCAGTCGGAAGATACGCAAGTCAAGGATTCACGCCCGACAGAAGACGGCGCTGTTATTCGCCGCCGCCGGATATGCCCGGTCTGCGGCGGGCGGTTTACAACGTTTGAGCGGGTGCAGCTGCGTGAATTGATGGTGATCAAAAAGAGCGGCAAAAGCCTGCCGTTTGACCGTGACAAGCTGATGAAATCGGTAGAAGTGGCGCTGCGCAAGCGTGAGGTTGACCCCGAACGGGTGGAGCGCGCGGTTTCCGGCATTGTGCGCCAGCTGGAAAGCTCGGGCGAGGCGGAAATTCCGACAGAAGAAATCGGCCGGCTGGTGATGGAGGCGCTCAAGGGTATTGATGATATTGCCTATATCCGCTTTGCCTCTGTTTACCGCAATTTTCGCACAGCCAGTGATTTTCATGATGTGATTGATGAAATTTCCGAACGCGAACCTGAAAAGAAGAAAGAGGACTGA
- the ribD gene encoding Riboflavin biosynthesis protein RibD (bhsal07550): MAGLLPDDERFMAAAVRYGRWHLGQTAENPSVGALIVRDGVIVGRGVTAPGGRPHAEVIALQQAGDLARGATVYVTLEPCSHFGRTPPCADALVAAGAGRVVVAAGDPDPRVNGRGLERLRQADIEVVEQVQAVFAEEGLSAYLCRKQKQRPEVTLKLAVSADGCIGRMGEGNVVVSGTVSKAQSHIMRAEHDAILVGIGTVLADDPLLDCRLPGLEKRSPLRVVLDSKLQIPATSRLMTTAKKLPLRIYCNKKAAGQKSDPGGDIVPVANKGGRLDLQAVAGDLAQVGISSLLVEGGVKVAAAFYQAGLVDRMVIFHSPVIMGEQGYKAPDFVLEPAGYEKVREERFGEDCCVQWKRNG; the protein is encoded by the coding sequence ATGGCTGGTCTTTTGCCGGATGATGAGCGTTTTATGGCCGCGGCGGTGCGTTATGGGCGGTGGCATCTGGGCCAGACAGCGGAAAACCCTTCTGTCGGCGCGCTGATTGTCCGTGACGGGGTGATTGTCGGCCGCGGCGTGACAGCGCCTGGCGGCAGGCCGCATGCGGAAGTGATTGCCCTGCAGCAGGCCGGCGATCTGGCACGCGGGGCAACGGTTTATGTCACGCTTGAGCCGTGTTCGCATTTTGGCAGGACGCCGCCCTGTGCTGATGCGCTTGTTGCCGCCGGTGCCGGGCGGGTGGTCGTTGCTGCGGGCGACCCTGACCCGCGGGTGAACGGGCGCGGCCTTGAACGGTTGCGGCAGGCGGATATCGAAGTGGTGGAACAGGTGCAGGCCGTCTTTGCCGAAGAAGGTTTAAGCGCTTATCTGTGCCGCAAACAGAAACAACGGCCTGAGGTGACGCTGAAACTGGCGGTTTCTGCCGATGGCTGTATTGGCCGCATGGGCGAGGGCAATGTGGTGGTAAGCGGTACGGTATCAAAAGCGCAAAGCCATATCATGCGGGCGGAACATGATGCCATACTGGTTGGTATCGGCACCGTACTTGCGGATGATCCGCTGCTGGATTGCCGCCTGCCCGGGCTGGAAAAGCGTTCGCCCTTGCGTGTTGTGCTTGATAGCAAGTTACAAATTCCCGCAACAAGCCGTTTGATGACAACAGCTAAAAAATTGCCATTGCGGATTTATTGCAATAAAAAGGCTGCAGGGCAGAAATCTGATCCGGGGGGGGACATTGTTCCTGTTGCGAATAAGGGCGGCAGGCTGGATTTGCAGGCCGTTGCCGGTGATCTGGCGCAAGTCGGCATAAGTTCGCTTTTGGTGGAAGGCGGGGTAAAAGTCGCGGCGGCTTTTTATCAGGCCGGGCTTGTTGACCGGATGGTTATTTTCCATAGTCCGGTTATCATGGGGGAACAGGGATATAAGGCGCCGGATTTTGTTTTGGAACCGGCCGGTTATGAAAAAGTGCGGGAAGAGCGGTTTGGTGAGGATTGCTGTGTGCAATGGAAAAGGAACGGGTGA
- the ribE gene encoding Riboflavin synthase subunit alpha RibE (bhsal07560) encodes MEKERVMFTGIVTDVGEIENVKPLKEGLRLRIRTQFDPKTIEVGASIACGGICLTVVALPEGQSNARWFEVEAWEEALRLTTLASWKAGERINLERSLKLGDEMGGHLVSGHVDGVAEILAVKEEGDAARFEIRAPEDLAPFIARKGSVCLDGTSLTVNAVKGDVFDVLIIRHTLDVTSWGERKAGDKVNIEIDQLARYAARLAGFNADEAS; translated from the coding sequence ATGGAAAAGGAACGGGTGATGTTTACGGGAATTGTGACGGATGTCGGCGAGATTGAAAATGTTAAACCTTTGAAAGAAGGGCTGCGCTTGCGTATCCGCACACAGTTTGACCCGAAAACCATTGAAGTCGGCGCTTCTATCGCCTGTGGCGGCATTTGCCTGACTGTTGTCGCCTTGCCTGAAGGACAGTCCAATGCGCGCTGGTTTGAGGTGGAAGCATGGGAAGAGGCATTGCGCCTGACGACGCTTGCCTCATGGAAAGCGGGCGAGCGTATCAATCTTGAACGCTCATTGAAGCTGGGGGACGAGATGGGGGGCCATCTTGTTTCCGGCCATGTGGATGGTGTGGCGGAGATTCTGGCAGTCAAGGAAGAAGGGGATGCCGCGCGCTTTGAAATCCGCGCGCCGGAAGACCTCGCGCCTTTTATCGCCCGCAAAGGCTCGGTCTGTCTTGACGGTACGTCTTTGACGGTCAATGCTGTCAAGGGGGATGTGTTTGATGTTCTGATTATCCGTCATACACTGGACGTGACAAGCTGGGGGGAGCGTAAAGCGGGCGACAAGGTTAATATCGAAATTGACCAGCTGGCGCGTTATGCGGCGCGTCTGGCCGGGTTTAATGCGGATGAGGCTTCATAA
- the ribH gene encoding Lumazine synthase (bhsal07570): MSHNPSRAQHLLIVEARFYDDLADALLAGTKAALDEAGASYDVVTVPGALEIPAAIAFAAQGKSKHYDGYVALGCVIRGETYHFDVVADESCRGITDLALQKSLAIGNGILTVEDESQAWARVQVGKGEKDKGGFAAHAALRMIALQKEFGVKP; this comes from the coding sequence ATGAGCCATAACCCGTCCAGGGCACAGCATTTGCTGATTGTTGAAGCGCGATTTTATGATGATCTGGCCGATGCCCTGCTTGCCGGTACAAAAGCTGCACTGGATGAAGCAGGCGCAAGCTATGATGTGGTGACGGTGCCCGGCGCGCTGGAAATACCGGCGGCAATCGCCTTTGCCGCCCAGGGAAAAAGCAAGCATTATGACGGTTATGTCGCGCTTGGCTGTGTTATTCGTGGTGAGACGTATCATTTTGATGTTGTGGCCGATGAGTCCTGCCGCGGGATTACAGATCTGGCCTTGCAGAAGTCTCTGGCAATCGGCAATGGTATTCTGACGGTGGAAGATGAGTCCCAGGCCTGGGCACGGGTTCAGGTTGGCAAGGGTGAAAAAGACAAGGGCGGTTTTGCTGCCCATGCGGCGCTCAGGATGATTGCCCTGCAAAAGGAATTCGGGGTAAAACCGTGA
- the nusB gene encoding Putative N utilization substance protein B (bhsal07580): MSEQEKPAAPAVRQANKRGVARLAAVQALYQMDVAGTGVMEIVAEYEGFRLGKDIDGAQYLAADAQWFRSILAGVVAEQKILDPMLRSALPETWPLSRLDSTLRAILRAGAWELKNRSDVPVAVVVSEYVDVAKAFFDGDEPKMVNAVLDRLAKELRTS; encoded by the coding sequence GTGAGTGAACAGGAAAAACCCGCTGCTCCTGCTGTCCGGCAGGCCAATAAACGCGGTGTCGCGCGTCTTGCTGCGGTGCAGGCGCTTTACCAGATGGATGTTGCCGGAACAGGTGTGATGGAAATCGTGGCGGAATATGAAGGCTTCCGTCTTGGCAAGGATATTGACGGTGCGCAGTATCTGGCGGCAGATGCACAGTGGTTTCGCTCCATCCTTGCCGGTGTGGTGGCGGAACAGAAGATTCTGGACCCGATGTTGCGGAGCGCCTTGCCGGAGACATGGCCGCTTTCACGGCTTGATTCGACGCTGCGGGCAATTTTGCGCGCCGGTGCGTGGGAATTAAAAAACCGCTCTGATGTGCCTGTTGCTGTGGTTGTTTCGGAATATGTTGATGTTGCCAAGGCGTTTTTTGACGGTGACGAACCGAAAATGGTCAATGCTGTGCTGGACAGGCTGGCGAAGGAACTGCGCACAAGCTGA
- a CDS encoding Outer membrane protein assembly factor BamE (bhsal07590) codes for MTLSYKINASKYIMHSATVGLLLTATFAVSACNMQLPSLGTSQTYNEGYVIDPQALETIPVGSSRDQVLLALGSPSTTAMYDNEVFYYISQTRYRGAQFMKSKVVDRKILAIYFNKQGQIAKIAHYGLKDGKLFDFISRTTPTGGKDRSFLHQLVFGTKAVPGGLPTTSR; via the coding sequence ATGACCTTGTCATACAAAATCAACGCCTCAAAATATATAATGCACAGCGCAACGGTCGGCTTGCTCCTGACTGCTACATTTGCGGTGAGCGCCTGCAACATGCAGCTTCCTTCGCTGGGCACCAGCCAGACCTATAATGAAGGATACGTTATTGACCCGCAAGCGCTTGAAACCATTCCTGTCGGTTCCAGCCGTGATCAGGTTTTGCTGGCGTTAGGTTCCCCCTCAACAACAGCTATGTATGATAATGAGGTTTTTTATTATATTTCACAAACCCGTTATCGCGGGGCGCAATTTATGAAATCCAAGGTGGTTGACCGCAAAATTCTTGCTATTTATTTCAATAAACAAGGCCAGATTGCCAAAATCGCTCATTATGGCCTGAAGGATGGCAAGCTGTTCGACTTTATCTCCAGAACAACGCCAACCGGCGGCAAGGATCGCTCCTTCCTGCACCAGCTGGTTTTCGGCACCAAGGCTGTGCCTGGCGGCCTGCCGACAACAAGCCGGTAA
- a CDS encoding Hypothetical protein (bhsal07600) — translation MKKPASPMNEPLMEFALSFPVDVRSLPPKGTHITLQANRQECDKLARNHGLLAVARFSAEFDLRPWKKRGVRLKGEVAAQITQQCVVTLEPVENSLVCPVDAIYLPDDSRLAGRDSEHNHELLLDAEGADAPEVFSGNRLDAGAVAEEFFELSLDPYPRKAGAHFGALEGEEREDASDDGRKSPFAVLDRLKRS, via the coding sequence ATGAAAAAGCCTGCGTCTCCTATGAATGAGCCTCTTATGGAATTTGCTTTGTCTTTTCCTGTGGATGTGCGCTCGCTGCCGCCCAAGGGTACGCATATCACCTTGCAGGCAAACCGGCAGGAATGTGACAAGCTTGCACGCAATCACGGTCTTCTGGCTGTCGCACGGTTTAGTGCCGAGTTTGATCTGCGGCCATGGAAAAAGCGCGGTGTGCGGTTGAAGGGGGAAGTCGCAGCGCAGATCACCCAGCAATGTGTCGTAACGCTGGAGCCTGTTGAAAACAGTCTGGTCTGTCCGGTTGACGCCATCTACTTGCCGGATGATTCGCGTCTTGCCGGCCGTGACAGTGAGCACAATCATGAATTGCTGCTTGATGCGGAAGGCGCTGATGCGCCGGAAGTTTTTTCAGGCAACCGGCTTGATGCCGGAGCGGTGGCGGAGGAATTTTTTGAACTTTCCCTTGATCCCTACCCGCGCAAGGCGGGTGCGCACTTTGGTGCGCTTGAGGGTGAAGAGCGCGAAGATGCGTCTGACGATGGCCGCAAATCGCCCTTTGCTGTGCTTGACCGGCTTAAACGCTCATGA
- the plsX gene encoding Phosphate acyltransferase (bhsal07610), whose translation MVTLAVDAMGGDIGPEVTIAGAALAIKRYPDMRLVFYGLADRVKPVLVRYPELAQCTFHASESATAMDEKPSQALRNGRGRSSMWHAIEAVKAGTADACVSAGNTGALMAMSYFCLRMMEEAERPGIAGVWPTLQGESIVLDIGATIGADANQLVTLAVMGAGMFRALYHVERPTVGLLNVGVEEVKGLEQIRQAGQILRQIDLAGLEYKGFVEGNDLGKGTVDVVVTEGFVGNIALKAAEGTARQMAQTLSEAMRSSVFSRLGYLFSRGAFRKLRDKMDPGRVNGGVLLGLNGVVIKSHGGTDAEGFASALRVGYEMVKNQLLDKIIADLRHFRANLLDLQADSEETE comes from the coding sequence GTGGTAACGCTTGCAGTTGATGCTATGGGAGGGGATATCGGGCCGGAAGTGACAATTGCCGGAGCGGCGCTTGCTATCAAGCGTTATCCGGATATGAGGCTTGTCTTCTATGGGCTTGCTGACAGGGTGAAGCCGGTTCTTGTGCGCTATCCTGAATTGGCGCAATGTACCTTTCATGCGAGTGAGAGTGCTACTGCTATGGATGAAAAACCAAGCCAGGCCTTGCGTAACGGACGGGGCAGATCGTCCATGTGGCATGCGATTGAAGCGGTGAAAGCCGGCACGGCGGATGCCTGCGTTTCTGCCGGTAATACCGGCGCTCTGATGGCAATGTCCTATTTCTGCCTGCGCATGATGGAAGAGGCTGAACGCCCGGGGATAGCCGGCGTGTGGCCAACATTGCAGGGAGAAAGCATTGTGCTTGATATTGGCGCGACCATTGGCGCCGATGCGAATCAGCTGGTTACGCTTGCGGTAATGGGAGCAGGGATGTTCCGCGCCCTTTATCATGTGGAACGGCCGACTGTCGGGCTGTTGAATGTCGGCGTGGAGGAAGTGAAAGGGCTTGAGCAGATCAGGCAGGCCGGGCAGATTTTGCGCCAAATAGACCTTGCAGGTCTTGAATATAAGGGATTTGTCGAAGGCAATGACCTTGGCAAGGGCACGGTGGATGTTGTAGTGACGGAAGGCTTTGTCGGCAATATTGCCTTGAAAGCGGCGGAAGGGACAGCGCGGCAGATGGCGCAGACTTTGAGCGAGGCCATGCGCAGTTCAGTTTTTTCAAGGCTGGGTTATCTGTTTTCGCGCGGGGCATTTCGGAAGTTGCGTGACAAGATGGATCCCGGGCGGGTGAATGGCGGCGTTTTGCTGGGGCTTAATGGTGTTGTAATAAAAAGCCATGGCGGGACGGATGCAGAAGGCTTTGCATCGGCCTTGCGGGTCGGCTATGAGATGGTGAAAAATCAATTGCTTGATAAAATCATTGCTGATTTGCGCCACTTCCGTGCGAACTTGCTTGATTTGCAGGCCGATTCAGAAGAAACAGAATAA
- the fabH gene encoding 3-oxoacyl-[acyl-carrier-protein] synthase 3 (bhsal07620): MIRSAIRGIGSALPKKVVKNSDLESIVETSDEWIVQRTGIRQRHIANRNETTVSLGAEAARKALKAAALNVDDIDLIVLATSTPNHTFPASATEIQKALGMTRGVAFDLQAVCSGFVFALTTADLYLRGGMAKRALVIGSETFSRILDWKDRTTCVLFGDGAGAVVLEAIEGKGTNDDRGILAARLRSDGRHMDKLYVDGGASTTQTVGHLRMEGREVFKYAVGMITDVVDDCFAATGISAEQLDWFVPHQANKRIIDASARKLGIAENKVVITVGEHGNTSAASVPLALDQAVKDGRIKKGDLVMLEAMGGGFTWGAVLLRW, encoded by the coding sequence ATGATACGCTCTGCGATTCGCGGTATTGGTTCGGCATTGCCGAAAAAAGTGGTAAAAAACAGCGATCTGGAATCCATTGTCGAGACGTCGGATGAGTGGATTGTGCAGCGCACCGGAATTCGGCAGCGTCATATTGCAAACAGGAATGAAACTACTGTGTCACTGGGGGCGGAAGCCGCGCGCAAGGCGCTCAAGGCCGCAGCCTTGAATGTGGATGATATCGATTTGATTGTGCTGGCGACATCAACGCCCAATCATACTTTTCCTGCGTCCGCTACCGAAATTCAAAAAGCACTGGGGATGACGCGCGGTGTCGCCTTTGATCTGCAGGCGGTGTGTTCCGGTTTTGTCTTTGCGCTGACAACGGCTGATCTTTATTTGCGCGGCGGCATGGCAAAGCGGGCGCTTGTCATCGGTTCGGAAACATTTTCCCGTATTCTCGACTGGAAAGACCGCACCACCTGTGTTTTGTTTGGTGATGGGGCCGGCGCGGTTGTGCTTGAAGCCATCGAGGGAAAAGGCACGAATGATGACCGTGGCATTCTTGCCGCCAGATTGCGCTCTGACGGCAGGCATATGGACAAGCTTTATGTGGATGGCGGCGCTTCAACGACGCAGACCGTTGGCCATTTGCGCATGGAGGGGCGTGAGGTATTTAAATATGCCGTCGGGATGATTACCGATGTGGTGGATGATTGTTTTGCCGCAACCGGAATCAGTGCTGAACAGCTTGACTGGTTTGTGCCGCATCAGGCCAACAAGCGGATTATTGATGCCTCTGCCCGCAAGCTTGGCATTGCGGAAAACAAGGTTGTGATTACGGTGGGTGAGCATGGCAACACGTCGGCAGCCTCTGTACCGTTGGCGCTTGATCAGGCGGTGAAGGACGGGCGTATTAAAAAAGGTGATCTTGTCATGCTGGAAGCAATGGGGGGAGGCTTTACCTGGGGGGCGGTTTTGCTGCGCTGGTAG
- the ihfA gene encoding Integration host factor subunit alpha (bhsal07630): MAGKTITRADLADAVCREVGLSRAESATLVEMIIDEICNSIVAGESVKLSSFATFQIRDKNERIGRNPKTGEEVPISPRRVMTFKASNVLKKRVLDGQKKMHK, translated from the coding sequence ATGGCAGGTAAAACTATTACGCGTGCAGATCTGGCCGATGCCGTTTGCAGGGAAGTCGGTTTATCCAGGGCAGAATCCGCAACTTTGGTTGAAATGATTATTGATGAGATCTGCAATTCTATTGTTGCGGGCGAAAGCGTCAAGCTGTCATCTTTTGCAACATTTCAGATTCGTGATAAGAATGAACGTATTGGCCGTAATCCAAAGACAGGGGAAGAGGTGCCGATCAGCCCGCGGCGGGTCATGACCTTCAAGGCGTCGAACGTTTTGAAAAAACGTGTCCTTGATGGACAGAAAAAAATGCATAAATAA
- the merR gene encoding Regulatory protein MerR (bhsal07640) has protein sequence MSKSPDAFRTISEVAEMLDLPQHVLRFWETRFTQIKPMKRGGGRRYYRPADVDFLKGIKHLLYERGYTIKGVQKLLKENGTAFVSAVGSGDVKAVEEIMRKQQVEQVNDLFPEDILPEDTGNGRTFFGLLKTDEDKAAGNRRSKLSKDNSTLLQETLFELIECKRLLDRARTEI, from the coding sequence ATGAGCAAAAGTCCGGATGCCTTTCGTACAATCAGCGAAGTTGCGGAAATGCTTGACCTTCCGCAGCACGTGTTGCGGTTTTGGGAAACACGGTTTACGCAAATCAAGCCGATGAAACGCGGTGGCGGGCGGCGTTATTATCGCCCGGCAGATGTGGATTTTCTCAAAGGCATAAAACATTTATTGTATGAGCGTGGTTACACCATCAAGGGTGTACAGAAGCTGTTGAAAGAAAACGGCACGGCTTTTGTCAGTGCTGTCGGCAGCGGTGATGTCAAGGCGGTGGAAGAAATTATGCGCAAGCAGCAGGTGGAACAGGTCAATGATCTGTTCCCGGAAGATATATTGCCGGAGGACACCGGCAACGGGCGGACGTTTTTTGGCCTGTTAAAGACGGATGAGGACAAGGCAGCCGGGAACCGGCGCTCAAAGCTTTCCAAGGATAATTCAACCCTTTTGCAGGAAACATTGTTTGAGCTGATTGAGTGCAAACGGCTGCTTGATCGGGCCCGCACAGAAATATAA
- the arcb3 gene encoding Ornithine cyclodeaminase (bhsal07650) produces MNSQPSQKAFVPFVSVENMMRLVHHIGIETLLVELCAFVEEDFKRWESFDKVPRIASHSKEGVIELMPTSDGDIYGFKYVNGHPKNTKEGLQTVTGFGVLADVATGYPVLLTEMTLLTALRTAATSAMATRHLAPRGADTLAMIGNGAQSEFQALALKAICGVKTVRLYDIDAKATEKTMRNLQGQGLNMVACHSAQEAVQGAQIITTCTADKQYATILTDNMVGAGVHINAIGGDCPGKTELHKDILLRSDTFVEYPPQTRIEGEIQQMAADYPVTELWKVITGQAKGRTGERQITLFDSVGFAIEDFSALRYVYSRIKNTTYFENLDMLADPDDPRDLFGMLQRAK; encoded by the coding sequence ATGAACAGCCAGCCTTCACAAAAAGCTTTTGTTCCGTTTGTCAGTGTTGAAAATATGATGCGCCTTGTCCATCATATCGGTATTGAAACGCTATTGGTGGAATTATGTGCGTTTGTTGAGGAGGATTTCAAGCGCTGGGAAAGCTTCGATAAAGTGCCGCGCATCGCCAGCCATTCCAAGGAAGGTGTTATTGAGCTTATGCCGACTTCGGACGGCGATATTTACGGCTTTAAATATGTTAACGGCCACCCGAAAAACACCAAAGAAGGGTTGCAGACGGTAACAGGTTTCGGCGTTCTGGCGGACGTTGCAACGGGTTATCCGGTTTTGCTGACGGAAATGACCTTGCTGACGGCTCTGCGCACCGCTGCAACGTCCGCCATGGCGACACGCCACCTTGCACCGCGCGGCGCTGACACGCTTGCGATGATCGGCAATGGCGCGCAATCAGAATTTCAGGCGCTGGCGCTGAAAGCCATTTGCGGGGTCAAAACTGTCCGCCTTTATGATATTGATGCGAAAGCAACGGAAAAAACCATGCGCAATCTGCAGGGTCAGGGGCTGAATATGGTTGCTTGCCATTCCGCCCAGGAAGCGGTGCAGGGCGCACAGATTATCACCACCTGCACGGCAGACAAGCAGTATGCAACTATCCTGACGGATAATATGGTTGGCGCCGGGGTGCATATCAACGCGATCGGCGGTGACTGCCCGGGCAAGACAGAGCTGCACAAGGATATTCTGCTGCGTTCTGACACCTTTGTTGAATATCCGCCGCAAACCCGTATTGAGGGCGAAATTCAGCAGATGGCTGCAGATTATCCGGTGACGGAATTATGGAAAGTTATTACCGGCCAGGCGAAAGGACGCACAGGTGAGCGGCAGATAACACTGTTTGACAGTGTCGGCTTTGCCATCGAGGACTTTTCGGCCCTGCGCTACGTCTATAGCCGGATAAAAAACACCACCTATTTTGAAAACCTTGATATGCTGGCCGACCCGGATGACCCGCGCGACCTGTTCGGCATGTTGCAGCGCGCAAAGTAG